A section of the Hydrogenobacter hydrogenophilus genome encodes:
- a CDS encoding glutamate-5-semialdehyde dehydrogenase, which translates to MSREVLSYAEEKVEKARAVLRELVSLNTEVKNKALLYCAELMHDKRDFIKEENAKDVEYAKSLGLSSALIDRLVLNDKRIDGMIKVLKDVAKLPDPVGEITKMWTLPNGLRVGRMRVPLGVIFIIYEARPNVTVEAASLCMKSSNAVILRGGKEAINSNRALVEILREACKQAGFPEDAIQFIDRPEREIVWELLKMEGKIDVAIPRGGESLIRAVAENARVPVIKHYKGVCNIYVDDEADLNKAYHIVYNAKVQRPSVCNAVENLIIHRDILEEFFPRMAYILGKAGVELRCDEESLKVIKSDPRLSFVKAIPAKEEDYYEEFLDLILAVKVVGSLEEAIDFIEKYGSKHSDAIITENYTKAMKFLNQVDSAAVYVNASTRFTDGNEFGLGAEMGISTDKIHARGPMALEELTIQKFVILGNGQLRDNVGVPEDIMKDLF; encoded by the coding sequence ATGAGCAGAGAAGTTCTTAGCTATGCGGAAGAAAAGGTAGAAAAGGCAAGAGCGGTTTTGCGTGAGCTTGTCTCTCTAAACACGGAGGTAAAGAACAAAGCTCTACTTTACTGTGCAGAACTTATGCATGATAAAAGGGATTTTATAAAGGAAGAAAACGCAAAAGATGTGGAGTATGCAAAGAGTCTTGGGTTATCTTCCGCTCTTATAGACAGGCTTGTTCTGAATGACAAAAGGATAGATGGCATGATAAAAGTTCTCAAGGATGTGGCTAAATTGCCCGACCCTGTAGGAGAGATAACCAAAATGTGGACCCTTCCCAACGGCCTTAGAGTAGGTAGGATGAGAGTACCCTTGGGAGTAATATTTATCATATACGAGGCAAGGCCTAATGTGACTGTAGAAGCGGCATCTTTGTGCATGAAGTCTTCCAACGCTGTGATCCTTCGTGGTGGAAAGGAAGCCATAAACTCCAACAGAGCGCTGGTTGAAATACTAAGAGAAGCTTGCAAACAGGCAGGCTTTCCAGAAGATGCCATTCAATTCATAGACAGACCAGAAAGAGAAATCGTTTGGGAACTTTTGAAGATGGAAGGCAAAATAGATGTAGCCATTCCCAGAGGTGGTGAGAGCCTCATAAGAGCGGTTGCGGAAAACGCTCGTGTACCCGTCATAAAACACTACAAAGGTGTTTGCAACATATATGTGGATGACGAAGCGGACCTAAATAAAGCCTATCACATAGTTTACAATGCCAAAGTGCAAAGGCCATCTGTGTGCAACGCAGTGGAGAACCTCATTATCCATAGAGACATTCTTGAGGAATTTTTCCCTCGCATGGCTTACATACTGGGTAAGGCTGGTGTGGAACTCAGGTGTGATGAAGAGAGCCTGAAAGTTATAAAATCTGACCCAAGGCTCTCTTTTGTTAAGGCTATCCCTGCAAAGGAAGAGGACTACTACGAGGAGTTTCTTGACCTTATCCTTGCGGTAAAGGTGGTGGGAAGCTTAGAGGAAGCTATAGACTTTATAGAAAAGTACGGATCTAAGCACTCAGATGCCATAATAACGGAAAACTACACCAAAGCAATGAAGTTCTTAAACCAAGTGGATTCAGCGGCGGTCTATGTGAATGCATCAACACGCTTTACCGACGGCAACGAGTTTGGTTTAGGTGCGGAGATGGGTATTTCTACAGATAAAATACACGCAAGGGGACCTATGGCTCTTGAAGAGCTCACCATCCAAAAGTTTGTTATACTTGGGAACGGACAACTAAGAGACAATGTGGGTGTGCCCGAAGACATCATGAAGGATCTCTTCTGA
- a CDS encoding aspartate kinase, which yields MNLVVKFGGTSVGSLERIESAAEKVIQKVKQGYKVVVVSSAMAGETDRLINLAKQIDPFPPERELDMLISTGEQQAIALFAITLNKMGYPAKSLCGWQVPIITDGVHTKARVVKVGVQRIKNLLNEGYIPVVAGFQGVTEDWEITTLGRGGSDLSAVVLAHALGADCEIYTDVEGVFTADPRIVPNAKKISRISYEEMLEMASLGAKVMQARSIEFAMKYNVRIHVRSSFSDNDGTWILPEEEVMEKVAVRAITLDTKESRITVVRVPDKPGIAYSIFKALGDAHIVVDMIVQNVSHQGYTDMSFTVNKTDAKIAEDIVRKVASEIGAQEVVRDDNVAKISVVGIGMKSSYGTAAKMFEVLYRNNINIMAISTSEIKISCLIDSKYGELALRELHSAFIEEDQDVVKY from the coding sequence ATGAACCTTGTAGTTAAGTTTGGCGGTACATCGGTGGGAAGCCTAGAAAGGATAGAAAGTGCAGCAGAAAAAGTAATACAAAAAGTAAAGCAAGGATACAAGGTTGTGGTCGTTTCCTCCGCTATGGCAGGCGAAACAGACAGACTTATAAACTTAGCCAAACAAATTGACCCATTTCCACCAGAAAGAGAGTTAGACATGCTCATATCTACCGGCGAACAGCAAGCTATAGCTCTGTTTGCCATAACTCTAAACAAAATGGGGTATCCTGCTAAGAGTCTGTGCGGGTGGCAGGTACCCATTATCACAGATGGAGTGCATACAAAAGCCAGGGTTGTAAAAGTAGGTGTGCAAAGAATAAAAAATTTACTCAATGAAGGCTATATACCTGTTGTTGCAGGTTTTCAGGGAGTTACAGAAGACTGGGAGATAACCACTCTTGGCAGAGGAGGTTCAGACCTCTCTGCGGTGGTTCTCGCTCATGCCCTTGGTGCGGATTGTGAGATATACACGGATGTGGAAGGGGTATTCACCGCAGACCCAAGGATAGTACCAAACGCTAAAAAGATATCTCGCATATCCTACGAAGAGATGCTTGAGATGGCATCTTTGGGTGCTAAGGTAATGCAGGCAAGAAGTATAGAGTTTGCTATGAAGTACAATGTAAGAATACATGTTAGGAGTTCCTTTTCGGATAATGATGGAACATGGATACTACCAGAGGAGGAAGTTATGGAGAAGGTAGCGGTAAGAGCCATAACCTTAGACACAAAAGAGTCGCGCATCACGGTGGTGAGAGTACCAGACAAGCCGGGCATAGCCTACAGTATATTTAAAGCTTTGGGTGATGCTCACATAGTGGTGGATATGATAGTGCAGAATGTATCCCACCAAGGCTATACAGATATGTCCTTTACGGTAAACAAAACTGATGCAAAAATAGCTGAAGACATCGTCAGAAAAGTGGCTTCCGAGATAGGTGCTCAGGAAGTGGTAAGAGATGACAATGTGGCAAAAATATCCGTGGTAGGGATAGGTATGAAAAGTTCTTACGGTACAGCGGCAAAGATGTTTGAAGTGCTTTACAGAAATAATATAAACATAATGGCCATATCCACATCCGAGATAAAAATATCCTGCCTAATTGACAGCAAGTATGGTGAGCTTGCCCTCAGAGAGCTACATTCTGCCTTCATAGAAGAAGATCAAGATGTGGTAAAATACTAA